The Pseudomonas sp. S06B 330 genome contains the following window.
GGGACATCCTGGGTCAGGCGATAGGTCAGCAGGTTTTTGAACCACATGGGGTGAATCTCTCCTTAACACATAAGGAGGGCATTATTCTCCGAGCAGGCACTTTAGGCCAAGCCCGCTAAGTCGTTGGAACGCCTGAAAAATTTTTTTAAAAAAGTGCTTGCCAGAGTGTTCGGTGCTCCGTAGAATGCGCGCCACACCGAGACGAAGGGTGATTAGCTCAGCTGGGAGAGCATCTGCCTTACAAGCAGAGGGTCGGCGGTTCGATCCCGTCATCACCCACCACTTCTCAGTGTATCGCGCAGCGGTAGTTCAGTCGGTTAGAATACCGGCCTGTCACGCCGGGGGTCGCGGGTTCGAGTCCCGTCCGCTGCGCCATATTTAGCTTCCAGGGCCCACTGAACACCCGGAAGCAACAAAGAAAGCGACCTTAGGGTCGCTTTTTTTGTTTCTGGATTTCGTCCAGAATCCACCAGCACGCTGGTACGTCGCAGTTTTCTCCGTGCCAGCCCCTACTGAGCAAGAGAACGATCATGCAGGATGCAAGCACTTCCCCAGCGCCTTTGCTGGGTATTGACCTGGGAACCACCAACAGCCTGGTGGCCGTCTGGCGGGATGGTCAGGCGCAATTGATCCCCAACGCCCTTGGCGACGTCCTCACCCCCTCGGTCGTCAGTCTCGACGACGACGGCAGTATCCTCGTAGGCTCGGCCGCCCGAGCGCGTCTGACCACCCACCCTGATCGTACCGTCGCGGCCTTCAAGCGTTTCATGGGCAGTGATAAAAAGCTTGAGCTAGGCGATCAGTCGTTCAGCCCCGAAGAACTCTCGGCCTTGGTGCTCGGTGCCTTGAAAGCCGATGCCGAAGCGTTCCTGGGCTGTACGGTGAACGAAGCGGTGATTTCCGTGCCGGCGTATTTCAGCGACGAGCAGCGCAAGCGCACCAGCTTTGCCGCCGAGCTTGCCGGTTTGAAGGTGCAACGCCTGATCAATGAGCCAACCGCTGCGGCCATGGCGTACGGCCTGCACGAGAAGAAGTTCGAACGCACACTGATCTTCGACCTGGGCGGCGGTACCTTTGACGTCACGGTGCTGGAGTACGCGCTGCCACTGATCGAGGTGCATGCATCGACCGGTGACAACTTCCTCGGCGGTGAAGACTTCACCGCGGCGTTGCTGCAGGCCTGCCTAAAGGATTGGCAACTGAAGCCCTCGGCACTGGAGCCACAAGCCCTGGCCAGCCTTGCCGATGCCATTGAGCAGCTCAAGTGCAAGCTGGGCGAGGGCGAGCAGCAGCTGAGCTGGAACGGTGCCGGTGAAAACCGCGAATGGTCGCTGGATGAGGCGCGGGCGCTGAAAATCTGGGCCATGCTGTTGGCGCGCATTCGCACGCCGATTGAGCAGGCGCTGCGGGATGCCCGGGTCAGCCCCAAGGACCTCGACAGCCTGGTGCTGGTAGGCGGCGCCACGCGTATGCCGGCGGTGCAGCAGATGGTTGCCACGCTGTTTGGCCGCCTGCCGTATCGGCACCTGGACCCAGACACCATCGTTGCACTCGGCGCCGCCACCCAGGCGGCTTGCAAGGCCCGCGACGCGGCGATCGAAGAGCTGATCCTCACCGATGTCTGCCCTTACACCCTGGGGATTAATACCAGCCGCAGCGAGACGGTGACGGGCGTGTTTTCACCCATCATTGAGCGCAATACGGTGATCCCGACGTCGCGCGTCGAGCGTTTCAGCAGTACCCATGTTGAGCAAAAATCGATCCGTATCGAGGTGTACCAAGGTGAACGGCCGTGGGTAAAAGACAATATCTTTGTTGACGCCTTCGACGTGCCGCTGACCCCCAACGGCAAGCTGCAGAGCCTGGATGTGCGCTTCAGTTATGACATCAACGGCCTGCTGGAAGTCGACGTGACCTTGCTCGACACCGGTGAGCAGCACAGCCACAGCATCGACCGCAGCCCCACCGGGCTGGATCAGCAGGCACGCCAGGCCAGTCATGCACGGCTTTCGGGTTTGAAAATCCATCCGCGTGATGCGCTGCCCAACCGCACCTTGCTGGCCCGCCTGGAACGGGCCTGGATGCAGAGCCTGGGCGATGAGCGCGAGCAGATCGGCCGCTGGCTGGATGATTTTTCCAATGCCTTGGCCGGTCAGCAAGCCGATCAGATCAGCACTCAGCGCAAGCGCCTCAGCGAGGCGCTGGAGCAACTGCGTTTTTAACCGTTCAAGCGCCGCAGGGCAGCTTGCAGGCCCGCCTGCAGGTTGAACTGCGTTGCGTTGACCGGCGCTACGCCGTAGCGATTGGGCAGCGGTTCACCTGGAAGGAACAACAGCACCACCGGCAAAAAGTGCAGAAAAGGCAGCAGCGCCGCGAACAGGATCAGTGTCGGGATACCCCGGCCGATATCGTGTAAACGACGCAGGCTGGCACTGCCCAACAGGCCGACGAACAGCAGGCCGAACAGGTACTGCAGCGGTGTACCAGCGGCCATTATCGTCAGTATCGGCCCGAGCAGGATGCTGCCGAGCACTTGCAGCCCGTAGCCCTTGCGACCCAGGCGGCTACCCAGTTTCCAGATGTGTAATGCGGGCACCGGCTGGTTGCTAGTGTTGGCCAGCAGCAGGCGTTCGGACCATGACAGCAATGCGGTCAGGGCTGCGCGAATGCCGGTGTCCATGCCGGGAAAGTCTTTGCCACGCTGCAACTCTTTGAGCACTTTGGCCCGTGGTACACCGTAGTTGCCAAAACGTACCAGGTTCTTCAGTGCATCCAGCGCGGTATAGAACAGCGGGGCATGGATCAAATGATCCTCTTCCAGCAGCTTGCGCGGCGGGTGCACAGGCTCACCCTTGATCAGGCCCGTGCGAAACGGCTCGAACCAGTCTTGCGAGCAGGTCAGGTTGGCAATGCGCTGCAATAGGTCGCGGTGCTGTTCGGCGCTCAGGCTTGGATCGTGATAGAGCACGCCACAGAGCAACATCAAGCCCAGCAGGTCGTCATCGAAGGCGCTTGGATTATTCTCCAGGCAGGCATAAAGCTGTTGATTGCTCGGTAGCTTGGCGCTGTCGAGGGCCTGCTGCACAGTGAGCAGGCCTCTGCCCATCAACTGCTGAACCGGGTCGTCAGGTTCCAGCCAACCCAGTAGCCCCTCAAGGTGGCCTTGCTCAGCTTGCAGACGCATCAGCCATTGGTGCAGCGGGGCAAAGGGATGTCCGGCCGGATAGCTCAGGCCCGCCAGCAATTGCGGCGAAACCAGCGCCAGCCAGCGTTCCGGCTGATTGATCAGGGCCAGCATGAACAGGTTCTGTCGATGCCAGTTCCACAGTTCGTCGTCGCTTGGCGGGCGGGGCAGCTCGATGCCGAGCGTGGCCAGTTGCGCCAACAGGTCAAGCGCATAAGGGACCGGGTACAAGGAGCTCGGCTCGATCGCCTCAGTCAGGCGGATCACCCCGGCAGCCGGGTAGCTGCGCATGCGCCGCATCCAGTCGCGGCACACGGGCAACACGTTGTCGTCAGTCAACGCTTCAGGCAGCTGTGCGTGCGCCGACGGGCTGTTGATGAAGGCGGTCAGGGCCAGGGCAATCGGTGATTCGTTCAACCAGCGTAGCTGTTGCTCAGCCTGGTACTGGAAGCCTTCGAGGATCAGCGCATCGAGTGGGTCGTCGCTGACCGTGTCGGCGAGTATCTGGCGCAGCAGACCACTGTCGCCGCGATGCAGAGCCCAGGCATGGCGATACAGGCGCTGCAGTTGAGCGTCCTCCTGTTCATCAAGCAGCCAGGCCAGCAGCGGCAACTCATCGCCACTGCTCATGCGCCATTTGACGAAGGTGCCTGCGACGCCTGGTAGCGCGTTGCGGGCCGCTTCGAACCAACGCGTCAGGGTTTCCGGGCGCTGTGACGGGCTGCCCCAAACCTGCGCGTGCTCGCCCAGATGATTGGGCCAGGTCAACACCGGGTCAAGGCGGTCAAAGGCCTGGATCAGCAGGGGCAAGCGCTGGGGCTGGTGGGTCAGGCACAACTCCAGCAGCCAGCGCGCCGCCTGCGGATGTTGGTACTCGCGCCATAGCTGCGTCCAGCTTTGGCGCGCCAATTCTTCCTGGCCAGTGTGGCTGCGCTGGCAGGCGAGCAGGTACAACAGATCGACGTCGTCCGGTGCCTGGCGCTGTTGCTCGGTAACCCTCGCGCACAAGGTCTTGCTGCCGATACCGGCCTGGCTGAACTGTACCAGCAAACGCTGGACAAAGGCCTCATCCGCGGGGAAGGCAAAGCAGGTGTGGGTGCTGGCAAAACTCTTGTATTCAAACAGCGGCCGATTGTGAAAGAGGTACTCGAGTGTGCGGGCAAACCATAAGGTTTCGATCTGCGCAACCGGCGGCCAATCCTTCATCAGGGCGGTGTCGAAGGGGTCCGCTTCAGCGATACGCTCAAGGAACTCTTCTGCCTGACGCGGCTGTTCCAGGTGCAGCAACTGATGGCTCCACCCCAGGCGCTTGGCCAACAATTGCGCGCAATTGTGGGATAGCGGACCGGCCTGCATCAGTTGGTACAGCAAGTGCCAGTTGACTTGTTCCAGGTCGGCCAGTGACAACTGATCGAGCTGCTCGATAAAGGCCTGCCACGCAGCCGGGTCGAAGCGCTTGCTGGCGTCTTCGAGCAGGGCGCTAAAAGCGCTCAGGGTGAGTTCGACAGGACCGTTGTCGACTGGCGCCTGTTCTTCATCTGCTGGGGCTTGATCCTGCTCCATACGGGCCAGTTTCAAGGCGGTTTCGTAGGCTTGGCGCAGGGCTTGAAAACCTTGTGGGTCGGTTTCCGGGTGGTGCTGCGGCAAGCGTGCGCGGTAGGCACCACGAATGACGTCAGGATCTGTGGTCGGCTCAATGCCCAGGTGTATCCAGCAACTCATGACCAGCAGTCCTCTTCCAGGGTGTCAGGGCGTTCCGGCAGGTCCAGTGGCAGGTCCCAGGGCAGGCTGGCGAGCAGGTTGCTGGCGCCGTTGTTGAGGTTGATGAGGATGCAGCGATTCCAGTGCTCGTCGCCCTGACGGGCCAAGTCCTGGGCCAGGTCATCATCACTGCTATCGGAGCAGTTCCACAGCGCCTTGCCGTAGATGTAGCCGGCCAGGTAGCTGTTCCAGCCGTTGTAGTAATGACGCGCACGCAGGGCCAGACGGCCCTGCAGCCAGAGGCTTTCTTCGGCACTGATCCAGCCTTTGCGCAGGCCGCTGCGCAGCAAGAAGCCCATGCGTCCCAGGTCCCAGGCGCGCACGCCGCCCTGGCCGCAGTCAGGCAGGGTCCGGTAGGCGAATTGGTACTGGATACGTTGGCGCGGGCCGAGTTGCGCCACGGCGTCTTGCCACTCGCTGGGCAGGCAACGGGCCGCTTGCCAATAGGCATTGCTGACTTCGCGGGCATGACCGTCATCGGCCATTTGCAACATGTCCAGCAACTGCCGACGATTGCTCAGCCCCCACCATTTCTGCAGGTCTGATTCGTCTTCATCTTCCAGCGCGTAGTAGGTGGCGGCGGTGTAGCTGGCGCCATTGAGGGCGGCCATGGGCGCGGAAAGCGCGTACAGCCAGTGCTGCTCGATTTCTTCCATGAAAACACTCCGGGGCCGGTAGGAAAATAGACAAGTGCCGGCCGTGATGGCGCGCATGATAAAGCCTGTTGCCAGGGTGTGCCATGCAATGGTGCAACTGAGCCATAGCGGTGCAGTGCGCCGACCGGTTTTTGTTGGAAAATGCCCGGCCCACATGACTTCGAGCATTCTGGCGCGACCCTTGCTAAAGCCTGAACATCCGGCAATCAACGCAGATTGCCCCGTTCACGACAAAGGCGCCGTGTTGCTCCTGCTTGTTTTCACAAGCCGGGGCAGCAAGGCGCCTTTTTGTTTGCGCAAGCAGGAGGTCGGCAGATGAGCAGCACTGTGCGCAGCGTTTGCCCGTATTGTGGGGTGGGATGCGGCATCGTCATGACGGTTGAAGGCAACCGGGTAACCAAGGTCAGTGGTGATAAACAGCACCCGAGCAATTTCGGTCGGCTCTGTACCAAGGGCCTGACCGCACATCAGCCATTGCGCGATTCAGGGCGCATGGAGCGGGCCTACCTGCGTGACCAGCGTCAGCGTGATCCGGTGCAAACAAGCATGGAGTTGGCCATTGAGGGGGCTGCCCAGCGTCTGCGCGCCATCCTGGACGAGCACGGGCCGGACGCCCTGGCGTTCTACGTTTCCGGGCAGATGTCGCTGGAGGCGCAATACCTGATCAACAAGCTGGCCAAAGGCTTTGTCCGCAGCCGGCACATCGAATCCAACTCACGCCTGTGCATGGCCAGCGCCAGCAGCGGCTATAAACAGTCGCTGGGGGCTGACGGGCCGCCGGGCAGCTATCAGGATTTTGACCGCGCCGAGGTGTTTTTCGTGATTGGCGCGAACATGGCTGACTGTCACCCGATCCTCTTTCTGCGCCTGCTTGACCGGCTCAAGGCCGGTGCCCGCCTGATCGTCGTCGATCCACGGCGCAGTGCCACCGCCGACAAGGCTGACCTGTTCCTGCAGATCAAGCCGGGCACCGACCTGGCGCTGCTCAATGGCTTGCTGTACCTGCTCAAACACAATGGCCACTGTGACGATGATTTTATTGCCCGCTACACCGAAGGCTGGGAGGGTATGCCGGCCTTCCTTGAGGACTACACCCCCGCACGCGTCGCGGCCATCACCGGACTGGCCGAAGCCGACATTCGCCAGGCCGCTGAATGGATCGGCCTGGCCCCAGAATGGATGAGCTGCTGGACCATGGGCCTGAACCAGAGCATTCACGGCACCTGGCAGACCAACGCCCTGTGCAATCTGCACCTGGCCACGGGGGCCATTTGCCGGCCTGGCAGCGGGCCGTTTTCGCTCACCGGGCAACCCAATGCCATGGGCGGACGCGAAATGGGCTATATGGGCCCTGGGCTGCCTGGTCAGCGGTCGGCCTTGATCGCCAGTGACCGGGCGTTCGCCGAGCAGCTCTGGCAGGTGCCGGCCGGCAGTTTGCGCAGTGA
Protein-coding sequences here:
- a CDS encoding molecular chaperone HscC translates to MQDASTSPAPLLGIDLGTTNSLVAVWRDGQAQLIPNALGDVLTPSVVSLDDDGSILVGSAARARLTTHPDRTVAAFKRFMGSDKKLELGDQSFSPEELSALVLGALKADAEAFLGCTVNEAVISVPAYFSDEQRKRTSFAAELAGLKVQRLINEPTAAAMAYGLHEKKFERTLIFDLGGGTFDVTVLEYALPLIEVHASTGDNFLGGEDFTAALLQACLKDWQLKPSALEPQALASLADAIEQLKCKLGEGEQQLSWNGAGENREWSLDEARALKIWAMLLARIRTPIEQALRDARVSPKDLDSLVLVGGATRMPAVQQMVATLFGRLPYRHLDPDTIVALGAATQAACKARDAAIEELILTDVCPYTLGINTSRSETVTGVFSPIIERNTVIPTSRVERFSSTHVEQKSIRIEVYQGERPWVKDNIFVDAFDVPLTPNGKLQSLDVRFSYDINGLLEVDVTLLDTGEQHSHSIDRSPTGLDQQARQASHARLSGLKIHPRDALPNRTLLARLERAWMQSLGDEREQIGRWLDDFSNALAGQQADQISTQRKRLSEALEQLRF
- a CDS encoding DUF805 domain-containing protein, translated to MSCWIHLGIEPTTDPDVIRGAYRARLPQHHPETDPQGFQALRQAYETALKLARMEQDQAPADEEQAPVDNGPVELTLSAFSALLEDASKRFDPAAWQAFIEQLDQLSLADLEQVNWHLLYQLMQAGPLSHNCAQLLAKRLGWSHQLLHLEQPRQAEEFLERIAEADPFDTALMKDWPPVAQIETLWFARTLEYLFHNRPLFEYKSFASTHTCFAFPADEAFVQRLLVQFSQAGIGSKTLCARVTEQQRQAPDDVDLLYLLACQRSHTGQEELARQSWTQLWREYQHPQAARWLLELCLTHQPQRLPLLIQAFDRLDPVLTWPNHLGEHAQVWGSPSQRPETLTRWFEAARNALPGVAGTFVKWRMSSGDELPLLAWLLDEQEDAQLQRLYRHAWALHRGDSGLLRQILADTVSDDPLDALILEGFQYQAEQQLRWLNESPIALALTAFINSPSAHAQLPEALTDDNVLPVCRDWMRRMRSYPAAGVIRLTEAIEPSSLYPVPYALDLLAQLATLGIELPRPPSDDELWNWHRQNLFMLALINQPERWLALVSPQLLAGLSYPAGHPFAPLHQWLMRLQAEQGHLEGLLGWLEPDDPVQQLMGRGLLTVQQALDSAKLPSNQQLYACLENNPSAFDDDLLGLMLLCGVLYHDPSLSAEQHRDLLQRIANLTCSQDWFEPFRTGLIKGEPVHPPRKLLEEDHLIHAPLFYTALDALKNLVRFGNYGVPRAKVLKELQRGKDFPGMDTGIRAALTALLSWSERLLLANTSNQPVPALHIWKLGSRLGRKGYGLQVLGSILLGPILTIMAAGTPLQYLFGLLFVGLLGSASLRRLHDIGRGIPTLILFAALLPFLHFLPVVLLFLPGEPLPNRYGVAPVNATQFNLQAGLQAALRRLNG
- a CDS encoding DUF1266 domain-containing protein, whose protein sequence is MEEIEQHWLYALSAPMAALNGASYTAATYYALEDEDESDLQKWWGLSNRRQLLDMLQMADDGHAREVSNAYWQAARCLPSEWQDAVAQLGPRQRIQYQFAYRTLPDCGQGGVRAWDLGRMGFLLRSGLRKGWISAEESLWLQGRLALRARHYYNGWNSYLAGYIYGKALWNCSDSSDDDLAQDLARQGDEHWNRCILINLNNGASNLLASLPWDLPLDLPERPDTLEEDCWS